In Myxococcota bacterium, a single genomic region encodes these proteins:
- a CDS encoding PEP-CTERM sorting domain-containing protein: MAVVVGTSANAAPVVGVTIDSADAATGIANGHYAVDLETTANGDGSYGLSGLGYDTGFQCNWDLTVNPDPQITSSFTLMNLSPNPTNFTMTITLPIAAIGPNTVRGGYYGDPVTGTTYTDTSGDANVTLASVGAFYTALVNNVVSMSLGSFSQNANGGAGIQGNLSQQSWGTPIPSAPFGAATGNMVIKWSFSLTGGDQVQTKGFFQVEAPEPSTVLLGLLALGGLALARKRA; the protein is encoded by the coding sequence GTGGCGGTCGTCGTGGGAACCAGCGCCAACGCCGCACCGGTCGTCGGTGTGACCATCGACTCGGCGGACGCGGCAACGGGCATCGCGAACGGTCACTACGCGGTCGATCTCGAGACCACCGCCAACGGCGACGGGAGTTACGGTCTCTCGGGCCTGGGCTACGACACGGGGTTCCAGTGCAACTGGGATCTCACGGTCAATCCCGACCCGCAGATCACCAGCTCGTTCACGCTGATGAACCTGTCGCCGAACCCTACGAACTTCACCATGACCATCACGCTGCCGATCGCGGCCATCGGCCCGAACACGGTTCGCGGCGGTTACTACGGCGATCCGGTCACCGGTACGACTTACACGGACACGAGCGGCGACGCGAACGTGACTCTGGCGAGCGTCGGTGCCTTCTACACGGCGCTGGTCAACAACGTGGTGTCGATGTCACTCGGTTCCTTCAGCCAGAACGCGAACGGCGGCGCGGGCATCCAGGGCAACCTCTCGCAGCAGTCTTGGGGCACGCCGATCCCGAGCGCTCCGTTCGGCGCGGCGACCGGCAACATGGTGATCAAGTGGAGCTTCAGCCTGACCGGCGGCGACCAGGTCCAGACCAAGGGCTTCTTCCAGGTCGAGGCCCCGGAGCCGAGCACGGTGCTGCTGGGCCTCCTGGCCCTCGGCGGCCTGGCCCTCGCCCGCAAGCGCGCCTGA
- a CDS encoding aldehyde dehydrogenase family protein — protein MAIVTPVEVAPGARRRLAISSPVTGEPIGEIEVQNASDVRAALERARKAQPAWAAQSVGERVRYVQRALGLLIEKQDRIVEVVVRESGKPATEARMMEVFAACDSMTYWSKRAPALLRTERVPLHGLLRFTKKLEIAYRPLGVVGVISPWNGPVILSLDPTVQALLAGNAVLLKPSEVTPFSGRIVADLFREAGLPEGVLELLVGDGETGAALCEAGVDKISFTGSVATGRRVAVACAERLIPCTLELGGKDPMIVCADADLDAAAGGAIAGGFLNSGQFCCGTERVYVVEEVADRFIEKVVARTKALRQEASGEFDVGAMFWPRQLEIVARQVDEAIAGGATALVGGRRNPRLKGHFFEPTVLVGVRDDMALMREENFGPVLPIVRVRDLDEAIARANDTSYGLGANVWTRDARLAGELARRIDSGSVCINDLTMTYGVPEAPFGGRKQSGVGHVHGRDGLRGYTQALPIIRDRWGGRQAATHYPYGEAKDQGMKKLIRFLFGTPLGRWLS, from the coding sequence ATGGCCATCGTGACACCCGTCGAAGTCGCCCCGGGCGCGCGCCGGCGCCTGGCGATCTCGAGCCCCGTGACCGGCGAGCCGATCGGCGAGATCGAGGTCCAGAACGCCTCCGACGTGCGCGCCGCGCTCGAGCGCGCGCGCAAGGCGCAGCCCGCCTGGGCGGCGCAGAGCGTCGGCGAGCGCGTGCGCTACGTGCAGCGCGCGCTGGGCCTCTTGATCGAGAAGCAGGACCGGATCGTCGAGGTCGTGGTGCGTGAGTCCGGCAAGCCCGCGACCGAAGCCCGCATGATGGAGGTCTTCGCCGCCTGTGACTCGATGACCTACTGGTCCAAGCGCGCGCCGGCATTGCTGCGCACCGAGCGCGTGCCGCTGCACGGGCTTTTGCGCTTCACCAAGAAGCTCGAGATCGCCTACCGGCCGCTGGGCGTGGTGGGCGTGATCAGCCCCTGGAACGGGCCGGTGATCCTGTCGCTCGACCCGACCGTGCAGGCCCTGCTCGCCGGGAACGCGGTGCTGCTCAAGCCCTCGGAGGTGACTCCGTTCTCGGGCCGGATCGTCGCCGACCTGTTCCGCGAGGCCGGGCTGCCCGAGGGCGTGCTCGAGCTCCTGGTGGGCGATGGCGAGACCGGCGCCGCGCTGTGCGAGGCGGGGGTCGACAAGATCTCGTTCACCGGCAGCGTGGCCACCGGCCGGCGCGTGGCGGTCGCCTGCGCCGAGCGGCTGATCCCGTGCACGCTCGAGCTCGGCGGCAAGGACCCGATGATCGTGTGCGCCGACGCCGATCTCGACGCCGCCGCGGGCGGCGCGATCGCCGGCGGCTTCCTGAACTCCGGCCAGTTCTGCTGCGGCACCGAGCGGGTCTACGTGGTGGAGGAGGTCGCGGACCGGTTCATCGAAAAGGTCGTGGCCCGCACGAAGGCCCTGCGCCAGGAGGCCTCGGGCGAGTTCGACGTGGGGGCCATGTTCTGGCCGCGCCAGCTCGAGATCGTGGCGCGCCAGGTCGACGAGGCGATCGCAGGCGGCGCCACCGCGCTCGTGGGCGGCCGACGGAACCCGCGGCTCAAAGGCCACTTCTTCGAGCCCACGGTGCTGGTCGGCGTGCGCGACGACATGGCGCTGATGCGCGAGGAGAACTTCGGGCCGGTGCTGCCGATCGTGCGCGTGCGCGACCTCGACGAGGCGATCGCGCGTGCCAACGACACGAGCTACGGCCTGGGCGCCAACGTGTGGACGCGCGACGCGCGTCTGGCCGGCGAGCTCGCCCGCCGCATCGACTCCGGCAGCGTGTGCATCAACGACCTCACCATGACCTACGGCGTCCCCGAGGCGCCGTTCGGGGGGCGCAAGCAGAGCGGCGTCGGTCACGTGCACGGCCGCGACGGCTTGCGCGGCTACACCCAGGCGCTGCCCATCATCCGCGACCGCTGGGGCGGCCGGCAGGCCGCGACTCACTATCCGTACGGCGAGGCCAAGGACCAGGGCATGAAGAAGCTGATCCGCTTCTTGTTCGGCACGCCGCTCGGCCGCTGGCTGTCCTGA
- a CDS encoding EthD domain-containing protein — MVEIFFLCARRADLSHLAYSAHLLERHAPLALQHHPRLRGYTVYDVEEALPPAEPIDSVNALAFDSLQDYERGLYASVEGERLVSEDHARFLGGASGYAGHLRVLHDSGPAPAHWLCALRRRAGLDAQRFSAELVPELLAGQPAATRVALLEVERRLFPDAAPEWDAFLCLGFADAARRPVHPFASPDCAMSLRKAAAALCAASALWRAQAHVLRRAG; from the coding sequence GTGGTCGAGATTTTCTTCCTGTGCGCGCGGCGCGCCGACCTGTCACACCTGGCGTATTCGGCGCACCTGCTCGAGCGGCACGCCCCGCTCGCCCTGCAGCACCACCCGCGGCTGCGGGGCTACACCGTGTACGACGTGGAGGAGGCGCTGCCGCCCGCCGAGCCGATCGACAGCGTGAACGCGCTGGCCTTCGACTCACTCCAGGACTACGAGCGAGGTCTGTACGCCTCGGTCGAGGGCGAGCGCCTGGTGAGCGAGGACCACGCGCGCTTCCTGGGCGGCGCCTCGGGCTACGCCGGCCACCTGCGCGTCTTGCACGACTCCGGTCCCGCCCCCGCGCACTGGCTGTGCGCGCTGCGCCGGCGCGCGGGCCTGGATGCCCAGCGCTTCAGCGCGGAGCTCGTGCCCGAGCTGCTCGCGGGCCAGCCCGCGGCCACGCGCGTGGCCCTGCTCGAGGTCGAGCGCCGGCTCTTTCCCGACGCTGCGCCCGAGTGGGACGCCTTCCTGTGCCTGGGCTTCGCCGACGCCGCGCGCCGGCCGGTGCACCCGTTCGCCTCGCCCGACTGCGCCATGTCGCTGCGCAAGGCGGCCGCGGCGCTGTGCGCGGCCAGCGCGCTCTGGCGCGCGCAGGCGCACGTGCTGCGCCGCGCGGGCTAG
- a CDS encoding PEP-CTERM sorting domain-containing protein (PEP-CTERM proteins occur, often in large numbers, in the proteomes of bacteria that also encode an exosortase, a predicted intramembrane cysteine proteinase. The presence of a PEP-CTERM domain at a protein's C-terminus predicts cleavage within the sorting domain, followed by covalent anchoring to some some component of the (usually Gram-negative) cell surface. Many PEP-CTERM proteins exhibit an unusual sequence composition that includes large numbers of potential glycosylation sites. Expression of one such protein has been shown restore the ability of a bacterium to form floc, a type of biofilm.) — MCAAVGVCVASIAHAAPVVGVTIDSADAATGAATGHYAIDLETAANGDGTYGLSGLGYDAGFQCNWDLTVNPDPQITSTFTLLNLSGNTQNFTMTITLPIATISPNTVRGGYFGDGVTGTTFTDTSGNGNVTLSSVGFFYTALVNNVVSQSLGTFSQSSSTSASLPQQAWGTPIPSQAFGAATTNMQIVWSFSLTGGDQVQTKGFFQVETPEPSTVLLSLLALGGLATARKLRR; from the coding sequence GTGTGTGCCGCCGTCGGTGTGTGCGTTGCGAGCATCGCTCACGCCGCGCCGGTGGTGGGCGTGACCATCGACTCGGCCGACGCCGCGACCGGCGCTGCCACGGGTCACTACGCGATCGATCTCGAGACCGCCGCCAACGGCGACGGTACCTACGGTCTGTCGGGCCTCGGCTACGACGCGGGGTTCCAGTGCAACTGGGATCTCACGGTCAATCCCGACCCACAGATCACCAGCACGTTCACGCTCTTGAACCTGTCAGGGAACACCCAGAACTTCACCATGACCATCACGCTGCCGATCGCGACCATCAGCCCGAACACGGTGCGCGGCGGTTACTTCGGCGATGGGGTCACCGGCACGACGTTCACCGACACGAGCGGCAATGGCAACGTGACTCTGTCGAGCGTCGGCTTCTTCTACACGGCGCTGGTGAACAACGTCGTGTCGCAGAGCCTGGGCACGTTCAGCCAGAGCTCGAGCACGTCGGCCAGCCTGCCGCAGCAAGCGTGGGGCACGCCGATCCCGAGCCAGGCATTCGGCGCGGCGACCACCAACATGCAGATCGTGTGGAGCTTCAGCCTGACCGGCGGCGACCAGGTCCAGACCAAGGGCTTCTTCCAGGTCGAGACCCCGGAGCCGAGCACGGTGTTGCTGAGCCTCCTGGCGCTCGGCGGACTGGCGACCGCCCGCAAGCTCCGCCGCTAG
- a CDS encoding cytochrome P450 has product MAQRPHIDLVDPASFANGQPHDQFQWLREHDPVHWHAERDGPGFFAVTRHADVTAVGRDSATFSSTHTILIQDPPPGTELDFGESGMMLTMDPPKHTRYRRIVSREFTPRASAALGPRIGELAKQIIDAVIERGECDLVDDIAGELPSYVIAELLGIPLDDGRELYRLTEAIHAAPESLPPGAAGAAAMQMFQYAQGVIREKRARPGADLATKILNAEVDGQRFTEIDFQLFFLLLVDAGGDTTRNLVGGGMLALFEHPEQRAQLAARLDSLLPGAVEEMLRWVSPVVYMRRTATRDAELAGTKIRKGQKVVMYYGSANRDPRAFADPERFDVSRDPNPHVAFGGGGAHFCLGAHIARIEIEAMLREILRRIPDVEPAGPTEWLPSTFISGPKHMPVRFRPKSLR; this is encoded by the coding sequence ATGGCGCAGCGCCCGCACATCGATCTCGTCGACCCCGCGAGCTTCGCGAACGGCCAGCCGCACGATCAGTTCCAGTGGCTGCGCGAGCACGACCCGGTGCACTGGCACGCGGAGCGCGACGGGCCCGGCTTCTTCGCCGTCACCCGCCACGCCGACGTGACCGCGGTGGGCCGTGACTCGGCGACCTTCTCCTCGACCCACACGATCCTGATCCAGGACCCGCCGCCGGGGACCGAGCTCGACTTCGGCGAGTCGGGAATGATGCTCACCATGGACCCGCCGAAACACACCCGCTACCGGCGGATCGTGAGCCGCGAGTTCACGCCGCGCGCATCGGCGGCGCTGGGCCCGCGCATCGGAGAGCTCGCCAAGCAGATCATCGACGCGGTGATCGAACGCGGCGAGTGCGACCTGGTGGACGACATCGCGGGCGAGCTCCCGTCGTACGTGATCGCCGAGCTCTTGGGCATCCCGCTCGACGACGGACGCGAGCTGTACCGGCTCACCGAGGCCATCCACGCCGCGCCCGAGTCACTGCCGCCCGGTGCCGCGGGCGCGGCGGCCATGCAGATGTTCCAGTACGCCCAGGGCGTGATCCGCGAGAAGCGCGCGCGCCCGGGCGCGGACCTGGCGACCAAGATCCTGAACGCCGAGGTCGACGGCCAGCGCTTCACGGAGATCGACTTCCAGCTGTTCTTCCTGCTCCTGGTCGACGCCGGCGGAGACACCACGCGCAACCTCGTGGGCGGGGGCATGCTGGCGCTGTTCGAGCACCCCGAGCAGCGTGCGCAGCTCGCCGCTCGGCTCGACTCACTCCTGCCGGGCGCGGTCGAGGAGATGCTGCGCTGGGTGTCTCCGGTGGTCTACATGCGCCGCACCGCCACGCGCGACGCCGAGCTCGCAGGCACGAAGATCCGCAAGGGCCAGAAGGTGGTCATGTACTACGGCTCGGCGAACCGCGACCCGCGCGCGTTCGCCGACCCGGAGCGCTTCGACGTCTCGCGCGATCCCAACCCGCACGTGGCGTTCGGCGGCGGCGGCGCTCACTTCTGCCTGGGCGCGCACATCGCGCGCATCGAGATCGAGGCCATGCTGCGCGAGATCTTGCGCCGCATTCCCGACGTCGAGCCGGCCGGCCCCACCGAGTGGCTGCCCTCGACCTTCATCTCGGGCCCCAAGCACATGCCGGTCCGGTTCAGGCCGAAGTCACTTCGCTAG
- a CDS encoding DUF455 family protein: MKRFIAHHELARDSRFIRQDNIAATVLSTLPDDVDKVVEMFDRLTPIIEVSVRGTAAEPLYEEYGPAFGLVTLNEPLKHDDPAVTTRLLLRMHGIFVGELQALEGAGRSLWDFPEAPWEFKMNMARQCWDEARHVQIYEKLLVHCGGSVGMFPESSFLFECACSDDPALRVAGVNRGLEGLACDVFRDMIRYAQQSGDEKMQQAVDYVLADELTHVRFGSEWVKEFTKNDPARFEAAQEFRRQVDKQFSFGGSRSDREDAAIRIAREDRIEAGFTEQELEELTTISAGGPSRETLRKAAEMLRMKHLARKAAAEKRA; this comes from the coding sequence ATGAAACGCTTCATCGCCCATCACGAGCTCGCGCGTGACAGCCGTTTCATCCGGCAGGACAACATCGCGGCCACCGTGCTGTCGACCCTGCCCGACGACGTGGACAAGGTCGTCGAGATGTTCGACCGACTCACTCCGATCATCGAGGTCTCGGTGCGCGGCACCGCGGCCGAGCCGCTCTACGAGGAGTACGGTCCGGCGTTCGGCCTGGTCACGCTGAACGAGCCACTCAAGCACGACGACCCCGCGGTCACCACGCGGCTCTTGCTGCGCATGCACGGCATCTTCGTCGGCGAGTTACAGGCGCTCGAGGGCGCCGGCCGCTCGCTCTGGGATTTCCCCGAGGCGCCATGGGAGTTCAAGATGAACATGGCGCGCCAGTGCTGGGACGAGGCGCGCCACGTCCAGATCTACGAGAAGCTGCTCGTGCACTGCGGCGGCAGCGTCGGAATGTTCCCGGAGTCGAGCTTCCTGTTCGAGTGCGCCTGCTCCGACGATCCCGCGCTGCGCGTGGCCGGAGTGAATCGCGGCCTCGAGGGACTCGCGTGCGACGTGTTCCGCGACATGATCCGATACGCCCAGCAGTCCGGCGACGAGAAGATGCAGCAGGCCGTCGACTACGTGCTCGCCGACGAGCTCACTCACGTGCGCTTCGGCAGTGAGTGGGTCAAGGAGTTCACCAAGAACGACCCCGCGCGCTTCGAGGCGGCGCAGGAGTTCCGGCGCCAGGTCGACAAGCAGTTCAGCTTCGGCGGCTCGCGCTCGGACCGCGAGGACGCGGCGATCCGCATCGCGCGCGAGGACCGGATCGAGGCCGGCTTCACCGAGCAGGAGCTCGAGGAGCTGACCACGATCTCGGCGGGCGGGCCCTCGCGCGAGACCCTGCGCAAGGCGGCCGAGATGCTGCGCATGAAGCACCTGGCGCGGAAGGCCGCGGCGGAGAAGCGGGCATGA